In Trifolium pratense cultivar HEN17-A07 linkage group LG7, ARS_RC_1.1, whole genome shotgun sequence, a genomic segment contains:
- the LOC123895786 gene encoding uncharacterized protein LOC123895786 — MAESSNYMQPSVPKFDGYYDHWAMLMENLLRSKEFWSVVENGVTIAPPMASANQQRAADESKLHDLKAKNFLFQSIDRTIMETILDKGSPRDIWEAMRTKYQGSIQVKRAQLQAQRRDFEILAMKDNESINDYFARTLSLVNKMTAQGHKMESTDVVEKILRSLTS, encoded by the coding sequence atGGCTGAATCAAGCAATTACATGCAGCCTAGTGTTCCAAAATTTGATGGCTACTATGATCATTGGGCAATGCTAATGGAGAATCTTCTCCGATCAAAAGAATTTTGGAGTGTTGTTGAGAATGGGGTTACAATCGCACCTCCCATGGCATCTGCAAATCAACAACGTGCTGCAGACGAGAGTAAGCTTCATGATCTCAAAGCCAAGAACTTTCTGTTTCAATCCATTGATCGCACGATAATGGAGACCATTCTTGACAAAGGGAGTCCACGAGATATTTGGGAGGCAATGCGTACAAAGTATCAAGGCTCAATACAGGTAAAACGTGCTCAATTACAAGCTCAGCGTCGTGATTTTGAGATTCTTGCTATGAAAGAcaatgaatcaatcaatgatTATTTTGCAAGAACTCTTTCCCTTGTTAACAAGATGACGGCTCAAGGTCATAAAATGGAATCAACGGATGTGGTTGAAAAGATCTTGCGTTCGCTGACATCATGA
- the LOC123895785 gene encoding secreted RxLR effector protein 161-like: MEKSIDSTEFKQIVGCLMYLTATRPDLCYSVCLIARYMERPTEIHLAAAKRILRYLKGTMKYGILYEKGEVSIKLEGWTDSDYVGDSDDRKSTSGYIFKVGSGAISCSSKKQPIVTLSTTEAEYVAAASCACQAVWLRKILKQLGQEQRNANTIFCDNSSSIKLSKNPILHGRCKHIDVRYHFSRDLTKQGIVELVHCSTGEQTADIMTKPLKLKSFVKFVSQVTPNDTRGGVNCVLKK; encoded by the coding sequence atggaaaaaaGTATTGATTCTACCGAGTTTAAACAGATAGTGGGTTGTTTGATGTATCTTACAGCCACTAGACCTGACTTGTGCTATTCAGTGTGCTTAATTGCAAGATACATGGAGAGGCCAACAGAGATCCATTTAGCTGCAGCAAAAAGGATTCTCAGATATCTTAAGGGAACCATGAAGTATGGAATTCTCTATGAAAAAGGAGAGGTGAGTATCAAGCTTGAAGGTTGGACTGACTCTGATTATGTAGGAGATAGTGATGACAGGAAAAGCACATCTGGCTACATTTTCAAGGTTGGCTCTGGTGCAATCTCATGTTCATCAAAGAAACAACCAATTGTTACTTTGTCCACAACTGAGGCAGAGTATGTAGCTGCAGCCTCCTGTGCTTGTCAAGCTGTATGGCTGAGGAAAATATTGAAGCAACTTGGGCAAGAGCAAAGAAATGCAAATACAATCTTCTGTGATAACAGTTCCTCAATTAAACTGTCAAAAAATCCAATCTTGCATGGCAGGTGCAAGCATATTGATGTGAGGTACCATTTCTCAAGAGATTTGACAAAGCAAGGTATAGTAGAACTGGTTCATTGCAGCACAGGTGAACAAACTGCTGACATTATGACCAAACCTCTCAAGCTGAAATCATTTGTGAAGTTTGTTAGTCAAGTGACTCCAAACGACACAAGAGGGGGGGTGAATTGTGTActcaaaaaatga
- the LOC123898551 gene encoding uncharacterized protein LOC123898551 produces MAFASFLGRVLFASVFILSAYQEFNDYGVDGGLTAKAIRPKFDAFIHKIDSQVSFQLPEIDIKFLVAGAIALKGLGGILFILGSSFGAVLLLLHQLIATPILYDFYNYDSEDREYIQLFIKFTQNMALFGALLFFIGMKNSIPRRLPKKKVAKTKTY; encoded by the exons atGGCTTTCGCTTCTTTTCTCGGAAGAGTCCTCTTTGCCTCCGTTTTCATCCTCTCTGCTTACCAAGA ATTTAATGACTATGGAGTTGATGGGGGTCTTACAGCAAAAGCAATCAGACCGAAGTTTGATGCCTTTATACATAAAATAGATTCGCAAGTTAGCTTCCAACTTCCAGAAATCGAT ATAAAATTCTTAGTTGCCGGGGCTATTGCTCTTAAGGGCCTTGGAGGGATTCTTTTCATACTTGGCAGTTCGTTCGGAGCTGTACTTTTG CTTTTGCACCAGTTGATTGCCACTCCAATATTGTACGATTTCTACAATTACGACAGTGAGGACAGAGAATATATTCAACTTTTCATCAAATTTACACAG AATATGGCTCTCTTTGGGGCACTATTGTTTTTTATTGGGATGAAAAACTCCATTCCTAGAAGACTACCCAAGAAGAAGGTTGCCAAAACAAAAACCTATTAG